CCTCAGCCAACAtcccatttttaaagttttaactgTGTGGGGTGAGGAACAATCTGAAGCAATTCatccctcctgctcccctccttcccctcccctcctcccccatcaAGGCTGGGGATGGAATCCATGGCCTTCAGTGAGGTAGGCAAGCACTCAAATGTAGCTCCTCCTTCTTTTTGCAAATGAGCTGCATCTGCAAACTTGTCTTCAGTTATTTCCTTTTCAAGGCTTGTTTCCCCAGTTCCTCACCAGGAAAAGCCTACACTACAGTGTAAGAAACATCAGTTACCTTTTCAGCCTCTCTTCTCCCCAATGAAAGACTTTGAACTATTCACATTTCGGGGTTATCTGCTTGTTCCAGGGGTCTTTCTCACAGGCCCCTTCCTCTGCTCTACCTTACCATTCCTGACTGGGCCCTGACCCCACTCCCCCTGCCTCCGCTCCTCACCTACTCTTGTAGGCTGAGAATGGACATTCGTTTGTTGATTCTTGGAAGCTTCCTGTTGCCTCCTGACAGTGTCCTCAGGCGGTGGAGCTAGGCTGCcacagcagaaacagcagcagcagcagcagcagaagcaacaAGTCAGCAGGCAACAAAGGATGACAAGTGTCTACAAGACAGGAGAGAGGCCTTGGTCCCCTCCCTTTGTCCTCCTCATACCCAGAAAGCACAGAGAGAAGCGTTAGTCTTGAGAAGAGGGGCAGCCTCTCTTCTTTACTCTTTGGATGCAGACAGTGTCTTATTACACGGCCCAGGCTACCCGGCTtagaggtatgtgccaccacagctagcttgatttacttcatgtgtatgtgtgcacatttgtgcaccatgtgcttgcctggtgcccgcagaagccagaagaaggctctggatccccctgggactggagttacagatggttgtgagctgccatgggggttCGGGAGTCAAACCCAGCAAATGCTCCCAAccgcagagccagctctccaccCCCTCTAACTCCTTCCTTACTGTTGAAGGAATGGGACGCATGCTGTACCTTGAACCAGCAACTGTTCCCTATAAAATAGTATCTGACGCCATCTTCACCCAAGTGGTCAAACAGGTATAGTCCTAGTGAGCCATGCTGGTCATAGATTTTCTTCTTTGTGGGGTCACTGAGTACAGCATGGGCTGTGTTGATCTCTTTGAAGAATTCTGCTGCTTGAGGGTCCCCTGGATTCTTGTCCGGATGATACTGCAAGGCCAGTTTCCTATCCAGGCAATAACCAAAAGGACAGTGGGGAGAGGTACAGGAAGCTGCTGAGATGGGAGAATTAGGATGAAGTGCAGGTCTAGATCTTTAGATAATGCAAGGGATACAGGAGATGTGGCACCAAGGATGGAGTGAAGGTCCACATTTCTTCTCATGACACACTGAAGAAGGGAGTGGCCTCCTTTGGCCCCCAAATAAAAGCTtcttgggataaaaaaaaaaaaaaaaaaagagggtctGGATATGGTAAAGGTATTGGGGGGAAATACCAGGGTTGGATAAAGGGTGGGGGTCTGAACCTGTAGGCTTTTTTGATCTCTTCAGGCTGGGCACCCttctttagttccagcactgcATAGAGGCTTGTCCCAGTCTGTGATAGTTGCTGGGTTGCATCATTGGCAGGAGGCATGCTCTGGGCAAAAGGATAAAAAGTCAAGATAGTAGTCtctggctactgtgacttgaatcagAAGAATGCAGAAGAACGTAAATGTCAAAGAGGCTACATGTTCTCCTCACATTTCCCAGTGTCCTCCATGTTCCTCACAGTCCAGAGAGCCTAACAAGGAGAGGTAGGTCTAAGCGGAGGAAGAGCCCTACCTCGTCCGAAGCTCCTATACCTGAGGTAAACAGCCCCACCTAC
This is a stretch of genomic DNA from Meriones unguiculatus strain TT.TT164.6M chromosome 1, Bangor_MerUng_6.1, whole genome shotgun sequence. It encodes these proteins:
- the Dnajc5g gene encoding dnaJ homolog subfamily C member 5G, translated to MPPANDATQQLSQTGTSLYAVLELKKGAQPEEIKKAYRKLALQYHPDKNPGDPQAAEFFKEINTAHAVLSDPTKKKIYDQHGSLGLYLFDHLGEDGVRYYFIGNSCWFKTLVILCCLLTCCFCCCCCCCFCCGSLAPPPEDTVRRQQEASKNQQTNVHSQPTRVGGQRRTKLEDEDSY